The Camelina sativa cultivar DH55 unplaced genomic scaffold, Cs unpScaffold00668, whole genome shotgun sequence genome has a window encoding:
- the LOC104773837 gene encoding sugar transport protein 5 produces the protein MAIGGLALDNSDAGNIDAKITAAVVMSCIVAASCGLIFGYDIGISGGVTTMKPFLEKFFPSVLKKASEAKTNVYCVYDSQLLTAFTSSLYVAGLLASLVAGRLTAAYGRRTTMILGGFTFLFGALINGLAANIAMLISGRILLGFGVGFTNQAAPVYLSEVAPPRWRGAFNSGFQFFIGVGVVAANLINYGTDSIHNGWRISLGLAAVPAAIMTVGCLFISDTPSSLLARGKHEHAHASLLKLRGVENIADVETELAALARSSQLAIEARAEPFMKTILERRYRPHLVVAVAIPCFQQLTGITVNAFYAPVLFRSVGFGSGPALIATLILGLVNLGSLLVSTMVIDRFGRRLLFIAGGIQMFICQVAVAALLAVTEGATGDGEMKKGYAVTVVVLLCIYAAGFGWSWGPLSWLVPSEIFPLKMRPAGQSLSVAVNFAATFALSQTFLVTLCDFKYGAFLFYGGWIFIMTLFVIMLLPETKGIPVDSMYQVWEKHWYWQRFTKPTST, from the exons GGGGTGTGACGACTATGAAGCCGTTTCTTGAGAAATTCTTTCCATCGGTTCTCAAAAAAGCTTCGGAAGCTAAAACGAATGTGTACTGCGTCTACGACAGTCAACTTCTTACGGCCTTCACATCCAGCCTCTATGTCGCCGGCTTACTCGCTTCCTTAGTGGCTGGCCGTCTCACCGCGGCTTATGGTCGCCGCACCACCATGATCCTCGGCGGTTTCACTTTCCTCTTTGGTGCCCTCATCAATGGTTTAGCTGCCAACATAGCCATGCTCATTTCCGGTCGGATTTTGCTAGGATTTGGTGTTGGTTTCACCAACCAG GCGGCTCCGGTATATCTTTCGGAGGTAGCCCCACCGCGATGGCGTGGAGCATTCAACTCCGGCTTTCAATTCTTCATCGGTGTCGGAGTAGTAGCAGCCAATCTAATAAACTACGGCACGGACAGCATTCACAACGGCTGGCGCATCTCACTAGGCCTAGCTGCTGTACCAGCCGCGATCATGACCGTCGGATGTCTATTCATTTCCGACACACCTTCTAGCCTCTTGGCCCGTGGGAAACACGAACATGCTCACGCGTCGTTGCTAAAGCTACGTGGCGTCGAAAACATAGCTGATGTGGAAACCGAGCTAGCGGCGTTGGCTAGGTCAAGCCAGCTAGCCATAGAGGCTAGAGCCGAACCTTTTATGAAGACGATATTGGAAAGACGGTATAGGCCTCATCTTGTGGTTGCTGTGGCGATACCATGTTTTCAGCAGTTAACCGGGATCACGGTTAATGCGTTCTACGCGCCGGTTCTGTTTCGATCGGTTGGGTTTGGTTCTGGTCCGGCTCTTATCGCGACCTTGATACTCGGGTTGGTTAATCTTGGTTCGCTTCTTGTCTCAACTATGGTTATTGACCGGTTTGGTAGACGTTTATTGTTTATTGCTGGTGGTATTCAGATGTTTATTTGTCAG GTGGCAGTGGCTGCGTTGCTAGCGGTGACAGAGGGAGCCACCGGGGACGGAGAGATGAAGAAGGGCTACGCCGTGACGGTGGTGGTGTTACTTTGCATATACGCGGCTGGGTTTGGATGGTCATGGGGGCCATTGAGCTGGCTGGTCCCAAGTGAGATATTCCCACTCAAGATGCGGCCGGCTGGTCAGAGCTTAAGTGTGGCCGTGAACTTCGCTGCAACGTTTGCTCTCTCTCAGACGTTCTTGGTAACGCTCTGCGATTTCAAGTACGGTGCGTTCTTGTTTTACGGCGGTTGGATCTTTATAATGACGTTATTCGTCATCATGCTCTTGCCAGAGACAAAAGGGATCCCTGTGGATTCCATGTATCAAGTTTGGGAGAAGCATTGGTATTGGCAACGGTTTACTAAACCGACGTCAACTTGA